In Leishmania mexicana MHOM/GT/2001/U1103 complete genome, chromosome 34, one DNA window encodes the following:
- a CDS encoding putative DNA repair protein RAD2 has protein sequence MGVHGLWQLLDSFGVVVQPDELKGKRVAIDASIWIAQFRARVAPGEDTEHKVLEGFLARILKLFFYDIRPVFVFDGPASSSKGAEHYRRTMQRARNAQALVKRRARQILVAQVAAGTLDVEDLKAAMSSGARAEKNALRAEKDSDAAVPSMAASTAEGAGVSKTVPHGGGTDHALSATGSTRGSAIHAGKRPREVLEEVLPLPRPHRRRLCLRKRRLAPDTVSAAITQSFLRDVEGLLEERTRHEACVLHNALQNTSTSLFMGPRRAVDENSEDVARVITSGHLPPLRPNCTAAVVLVSEDSQEGRDERGCVVISDSERDAEAVSSASCAVASTDGEEGSDVEEVVLVDKAGGSYRADAPEGERSLPSSACLPSAATAMLQSGDMTRFLNALSQSTCTPLPERMPPTIASERIPSVLPSSSSSAALSVSAEECIATDSGSSSASSSKSPAFPSDGSSEEADTFTNGSDGDDNDGAEFAWEPFTQRRHLTPLPRQQEQESESHPHSSCSTAAQMTTAPFAEPPRTDAATVRKEDEDDGDYTPVKAVQVFSRCRTAPVPLPMVGSISSSGEGEKGDDTIPVSAPHHPNTVKGAVSEVAGAPHCRSAEVHSSSTDRTGSLGGVPPRGGGAARTNRVVIPFELLNVVELLDCCGVPYVLSPAEADAQCAFLARCGLVDAVFTEDSDVLVHGATTVLRGFFAQSKNVVAYEQTHLSACGITKTVLVALASLLGCDYTEGVCGIGLVGALEALVVAWTTAENAEAGAASSSAVLHLLRRWALLVQRPPRSWQDVDDHMTILQFALLQAAVAQWRTLEQRACFPEAHAVEAFFDAKVDLDTTPFQWRPPDWQRIRVFAGALGALSSPWLVQRYELARKECLRREETAAKDRASRTAGQRRLTEYGVQERVRARWAFQRQPPKHAAALAKLRAVQQMQ, from the coding sequence ATGGGTGTTCACGGTCTATGGCAACTTCTCGATTCGTTCGGGGTGGTTGTGCAGCCAGATGAATTGAAGGGCAAGCGCGTGGCGATCGACGCCAGCATCTGGATTGCACAGTTTCGCGCCCGCGTCGCCCCGGGCGAGGACACGGAGCACAAGGTGCTCGAAGGCTTTCTGGCACGCATACTGAAGCTCTTCTTCTACGACATTCGTCCCGTCTTTGTGTTTGATGGCccggcatcgtcgtcgaAGGGTGCGGAACATTACCGTCGCACGATGCAGCGGGCAAGGAATGCGCAGGCTCTCGTGAAGCGCAGGGCGCGCCAGATACTAGTGGCTCAGGTCGCTGCTGGCACGCTGGATGTAGAGGATCTGAAGGCGGCCATGTCGAGTGGTGCACGTGCGGAGAAAAATGCTCTGAGGGCGGAGAAAGACTCCGATGCGGCGGTACCTTCAATGGCTGCCAGCACTGCGGAAGGAGCCGGTGTCTCCAAGACCGTACCCCACGGTGGTGGCACAGACCATGCGCTGAGTGCGACGGGCAGCacacgcggcagcgccattcATGCTGGAAAGCGGCCCAGAGAGGTcttggaggaggtgctgccgctgccaagaccgcaccgccgccgactcTGCCTCAGAAAACGCCGTCTCGCTCCTGACACCGTTTCCGCGGCGATTACGCAGAGTTTCCTGAGGGATGTGGAGGGCCTCCTGGAGGAGCGCACGCGGCATGAGGCCTGTGTCCTGCACAACGCTTTGCAGAACACCAGCACCTCACTCTTTATGGGCCCGCGTCGTGCCGTCGACGAAAATTCTGAGGACGTGGCCCGTGTGATTACCTCAGGGCATctaccgccgctgcgcccaaactgcactgccgccgtggtATTAGTGTCCGAAGATTCGCAAGAAGGAAGAGACGAGAGGGGCTGTGTCGTCATTAGTGACAGCGAGAGGGACGCCGAGGCGGTCTCGAGtgccagctgcgccgtcgcctcaACGGACGGTGAAGAGGGTAGCGATGTGGAAGAGGTTGTCCTGGTGGACAAGGCGGGCGGCTCATATCGCGCGGACGCTCCGGAAGGAGAGCGTTCGTTGCCGTCGTCTGCCTGTttgccgtcggcggcgacagcgatgctGCAAAGCGGAGACATGACGCGGTTTCTGAATGCGCTGTCTCAGTCAACGTGTACCCCGCTGCCTGAGCGGATGCCCCCCACTATTGCTTCGGAGAGGATACCATCGGTACtgccatcatcatcatcctcTGCCGCCCTATCTGTGAGCGCAGAGGAGTGCATTGCCACTGATTCCGGTAGTAGCAgtgcgagcagcagcaagagtCCCGCCTTTCccagcgacggcagctcTGAGGAGGCAGACACCTTTACCAATggcagcgatggcgatgaCAATGACGGGGCCGAGTTCGCGTGGGAGCCGTTCacgcagcgacggcatctCACCCCGCTTCCGCGtcagcaggagcaggagagcGAGTCCCACCCACACTCATCGTGCTCGACAGCTGCTCAGATGACCACTGCGCCCTTTGCTGAGCCACcgcgcaccgacgcagctACGGTGAGAAAAGAAGACGAAGATGACGGCGACTACACTCCGGTGAAGGCTGTTCAAGTGTTTTCACGGTGTCGCacagcgccggtgccgctgcctaTGGTTGGTTcaatcagcagcagcggtgagggTGAGAAGGGCGACGACACTATTCCAGTGTCGGCGCCTCATCATCCAAACACTGTGAAGGGCGCCGTCTCAGAAGTGGCAGGCGCCCCTCACTGTAGAAGCGCCGAAGTGCACAGCTCTTCCACCGACCGCACAGGCTCGCTGGGTGGCGTACCCCCTCGTGGGGGAGGCGCCGCGCGGACCAACCGAGTCGTCATCCCTTTTGAACTACTCAAtgtggtggagctgctggactGCTGCGGGGTGCCGTATGTGCTGAGCCCAGCAGAGGCAGACGCCCAGTGTGCCTTCTTGGCTCGGTGCGGTCTCGTGGATGCCGTTTTCACGGAGGATAGCGACGTGCTGGTACATGGCGCGACGaccgtgctgcgcggctttTTCGCCCAGTCGAAGAATGTCGTCGCTTACGAGCAGACACATCTGTCGGCGTGCGGCATCACAAAGACCGTGCTTGTGGCACTCGCCTCTCTTCTCGGGTGCGACTACACGGAAGGGGTCTGTGGCATTGGTCTCGTGGGTGCACTGGAGGCCTTGGTCGTGGCCTGGACCACCGCGGAAAATGCGGAGGCTGGTGCCGCGTCCTCCTCAGCGGTCTTACACCTGTTGCGGCGCTGGGCCCTGCTTGTTCAGCGGCCTCCGCGTTCGTGGCAAGATGTAGATGACCACATGACCATCCTGCAGTTCGCGCTCCTCcaggccgccgtggcgcagtGGCGCACGCTGGAGCAACGTGCGTGCTTTCCAGAAGCGCATGCTGTGGAGGCCTTCTTCGACGCCAAAGTCGATTTGGACACGACCCCCTTCCAGTGGCGCCCACCAGACTGGCAGCGGATTCGCGTGTTCGCCGGGGCGCTTGGAGCATTGAGCTCGCCTTGGCTCGTGCAGAGATACGAGCTCGCGCGCAAGGAGTGCCTGCGGcgcgaggagacggcggcgaaggatCGTGCGTCACGGACTGCTGgccagcggcggctgacAGAGTATGGCGTGCAGGAGCGAGTGCGCGCCAGGTGGGCATTTCAGAGGCAACCTCCCAAGCACGCCGCGGCCCTCGCCAAGCTGCGCGCTGTGCAGCAAATGCAGTGA
- a CDS encoding putative peptidyl-prolyl cis-trans isomerase (cyclophilin): MAVVLHTTVGDLPVLLHYLTCPLASFNFLALCASGYYDGCTFYRHFPGILLQTGDPTNTGKGGESIFAKLPPVANAADGDENGDTVSSEAASVAAAGILPGRYFRDEGFGVTTHAQRGTLSMAHKGTKADTNASQFFITTSPQPSFDGFYTAFGVVDLNGVYSASEAAVVAEVASATEGAVVESSLATPEPEAVGDAAPKCGDAVLTALEVASAKVDEKNFVQLASRVRIKNVTVLYNPFAEGKMKL, translated from the coding sequence ATGGCCGTCGTCTTGCACACCACAGTAGGGGACCTTCCGGTGCTGCTCCATTATCTGACATGCCCGCTCGCCTCCTTTAACTTCCTCGCGCTCTGCGCCTCGGGTTACTACGACGGGTGCACCTTCTATCGGCACTTCCCTGGCATTCTGTTGCAGACTGGTGATCCGACGAACACAGGAAAAGGCGGCGAATCCATCTTTGCCAAGCTGCCCCCTGTCGCCAatgccgctgacggcgacgAAAATGGTGATACGGTGTCATCGGAGGCCGCGTCTGTAGCCGCCGCTGGCATCCTTCCGGGACGGTACTTTCGCGACGAGGGCTTTGGTGTCACCACTCACGCACAGCGCGGCACCCTCTCCATGGCCCACAAAGGCACCAAGGCGGACACGAACGCCTCCCAGTTTTTCATTACTACCAGTCCGCAGCCATCGTTTGATGGCTTTTACACTGCCTTCGGCGTGGTGGACCTGAACGGTGTCTACTCGGCTTCTGAGGCCGCCGTggtggcagaggtggcgagcGCCACAGAAGGGGCGGTGGTCGAAAGCTCTTTAGCCACGCCTGAGCCGGAAGCAGttggcgacgcggcgccaAAGTgtggcgacgccgtgctcaCGGCATTGGAGGTTGCTTCCGCAAAGGTTGACGAAAAGAACTTTGTCCAACTCGCGTCCCGCGTTCGCATCAAAAACGTCACCGTTCTCTACAACCCCTTCGCTGAGGGAAAGATGAAGCTGTAG
- a CDS encoding putative iron-sulfur cluster assembly protein: MAAMPSSACAAQVVAVRTLYSDKVQDHYKNPRNVGKLDKNDPNVGTGLRGAPECGDMTQMQVKVNPDTLVIEDVKFKAFGCGSAIAASSYASQAIRGKTVADALKLTNKEIAHELSLPPVKLHCSMLAEETIHAAVENYLSKNPTLKSKVSKRKENEAKQE, from the coding sequence ATGGCTGCGATGCCGTcgtctgcgtgcgctgcgcaggtggTCGCTGTACGCACCTTGTACAGCGACAAGGTGCAGGACCACTACAAGAACCCGCGCAACGTGGGCAAGCTGGACAAGAACGACCCGAACGTGGGTACCGggctgcgcggcgcaccGGAGTGTGGCGACATGACGCAAATGCAGGTGAAGGTAAATCCAGATACTCTTGTGATCGAGGACGTCAAGTTCAAGGCGTTCGGCTGCGGGAGCGCGATAGCTGCGTCGTCGTACGCGTCGCAGGCGATCCGCGGCAAGACTGTTGCGGACGCGCTGAAGCTGACGAACAAAGAGATTGCGCATGAGCTATCTCTGCCGCCGGTAAAGCTGCACTGCTCCATgttggcggaggagacgatccacgcggcggtggagaaTTACCTGTCGAAGAACCCGACGCTGAAGAGCAAGGTGTCGAAGCGGAAGGAGAACGAGGCCAAACAGGAGTGA